Below is a window of Chelmon rostratus isolate fCheRos1 chromosome 23, fCheRos1.pri, whole genome shotgun sequence DNA.
TATTGATTACAATCCGCGAAAAGCAAATGAGAAGAAAGCATAGCAACGCcatttcacttttcattcattGGTAACGAGGCCTACATCGTATCAAAGGTGGGTTAGACATTTTAAGGTTAAAACGTGAGGTGAACCACAGTGTGGGAAGTTGGTGATACGTAACTGTCACTGTAGCGTTGTTGTGGATGTTCTCTGACAGAACGTGGACTATTCGCGAGCGAAAGTTAGCTAGTAATTGTAAGGCTAGCTAATGCGTTAGCCTCACCCGCCTTCGTTAGCTAAACATTAGAACGCCATTACACTAAAATATGTACGAACATGGAAGCATTGCGCGCTGTATAGTATTTACTGATTTTTATAATTAACAAGCGAGGCATACAGACTGCAGCGCGAAGCTTGTTAGTCTGTAAGTAATGTCATGCATAAAAAAACTAGAAACGTTTGCGTTAGCAGACTGACAACTTAGCCCTACTTGTTAACTGACGTAAGGCTAATCTTTGACATGTAAgaactgtttcctgtctgcgTTGGCAAACCTTAATAAGTTAATGTGAATACAAACGTACGGTCTTTCAAACTGCACTTAATTTTTGGGAGGAAATAATGTTAAACTCTTATTAAATGTCAACGGGAAAATGCAGAGCTTGTCAACAATTCCCTGCACCAACGTAAACAGGCTGCAGTTAGCGTCAAGCCGCTAGATGTGCCTCTCGCTTGATTAGTTTTCACCCCTGCACATCAGAGCTGCGGGTGTACACACATTTAACCCGCCTTTGACACTTTCATACACTATCGTCTTTCTCAGTTTGGTAGGGCTTTTTAGTTTTGAACATTCACTACTGCATGATATGTACATGTGCCATTGAGTGATATATAATAAAGTTCACTGTGTTCTCTTCCACAACAAGACTGTGTACACGTAATTGAAATCCAGTCCACCATGCATCTGACACACTAAACAGTAGCTGAATGACATTTAACCTCAGCCTCAGACACTAGTATGAGGCTGTATTACCTAAAAGACTTTCAGTATGATCAAAACAGCTGTGTAACAAACTCTACCTTCATGAACATTTAACTGTTCAGATGAAACATGACAATGAGACATTGATTAACTTTAAAACTATAGTCCAGAGTTTAACAAATTACAAATTCACCAGACCATAAAAGACAGCCTCCAAAGTTATCAAGTTGAACCACTACCCCTCTTAACAGTTTCAGCAAACACTATTGCAGTATCTGTTGGATTAGaatgcattagttttagctagaTGTAAACTGGCCATTGGGTATATTTatcaattagattttttttttttttttcgctgaCAGACAGTGCGAATGACCCTCACATTCCTGTGAAGTAATTATTAAATATTGGTTGTGGTTTTCCAGAGTAATTGACATATTTTTCTTCTAGGATACACAGAACCGCATCATGGTGAAAATTTTTATTGGCAACCTTGCCTGCAATACCACAGCTGAGGAGCTGCGAGAACTGTTCGAGAAGTATGGCAAAGTCTCAGAATGTGACGTTGTGAAAAACTATGGTTTTGTACACATGAACAACATGTCTGAAGCAGAGGAGGCCATTCAAAACCTCCACCAGTACCAGTTGAATGGCTGGCGCATGAATGTGGAGATGAGCAAAGGGAGGCCCAAATCAACCACCAAGCTGCATGTCAGTAATCTGGGTGAAGGGGTCACCAGTGATGTTCTACGGGCCAAGTTTGAAGAGTTTGGCCCAGTGGTGGAGTGTGACATAGTGAAGGACTACGCTTTTGTTCACATGGAGCGAATGGAGGATGCCATGGATGCCATCGATAAGATGGACAACACAGCCTTTAAAGGTGAACTCTTGGGCAGGATAGAGCTAGTTGTCTTTGCAGTCTATAGATGTGAATTTGGATTCTGTTTTGACGCGGTTGAGCTCTCGTGATAAGTAAAATCCACTAGCcggtgttttttttcacattattgaCCAGGTGGACTCAAAGTATTCACTTGAAAGTTTGGCAGTGTCTCTTATAAGTGGTTGTCAGTGGTGAATTGGCACTGGCATAAAATCACCTGGACCTGGCGCGGCAAGTCGCTTCGCTTCGCTCATTGATTGTCGGTCAATTGCATTTAACGTGTTTTATAGCCGGTAAGAGCGTTTTCGTGTCAGAAGCCCACGGTCTCATGCGTGTCTTCTCTCTCCTTACAAGGCAAGCTGATGAGCGTACAGCTGTCCACCAGTCGGCTTCGCACTGCCCCAGGAATGGGAGATCATACCGGCTGCTATGTCTGCGGGAAACATGGTCACTGGTCGAAAGACTGTCCAGTCAGTCGGAACGGTAGCCACGGTGACGGCACAAGAGGTCGCAGTGGCCGGGCACCCCCACGCGGTCCCCCAAGTTATGGCAGGGGCGGCTACGGGATGgcctcacctccagcagctgatTACATGGGTGGCTCTGCGTATAGTCAGGCTAGTTACGTAAGTGGGATACCGCCTCCCCCCCGTAGGCTTAGCGGCTACAGCTCTGAGATGGGGGATCGGTATGCCGGCAGAGCAGCGGGTTCTTATGCTGAGAGGTCATCTTATGATCGTGAACGTGTCTATAGCAGTGTTGATTATTATGAAAAGTACAGAGCTCGCCCTTATGGCTCAAGCTACTTCGAGGATCGTCGTATCTCCtatctcccccctcccccacctcccccttcctccctctcaaaGCCTTCCTCCAGTATAGATCCATATGATGGCAGGCCACTGCCTCCGACTTCATCGGCCCCCGCAGCTGCCGCATACTATGCTCGAGACGGCAGCCCGATCAGACGAGTACCAGCCTCCTCAGCAGGCTATGCCTATGAGCGAACACGGCTGTCACCGGTGTCAGCCTCCAGGGGCTCCTACACTGCTCCACGACCCAAGGATCATTACGCGTCACGCTATGCGCCTTACTAAAGTCATGGTGCCAAGGTGAGCAACATAGTAAACAAAGTATGACTGCTGTTtgatctctgaacagagggacatttcactgtaaaacattACTGGTCAGTGGGCACTGGGATCTCGACATCCGTTgtaatttggattttttttaaaggtactTAATCCTTTGAAGCTGTGTTGCGCGATAACGGAGGATTAAACCCTGTCTCTTAAAAGGGAATGCTTTGCTCTCTTTCTAGGTGTGTTTGTGAACTGCAGGACTTACCCTTTGCTGTCATTTCTTCGAGCTACATGATTCCATCAGTCTGCGTGACGTGCTTCAAAGCAAAGCATATGAGATGTTGAAACTAAGACTGGAAGTTGTGTTGACATCTTCCAGGCACCTGAGAGGCCAGTTGCCTGCAGAGGAATCGTCCTTTCAGTCACATTAACATAACCTGTTGTCAAAAAGGATGATTAGCAAATGGCACTGTGTGACGCTTATATAACAGTAATTTGATCACTCGCCCTGcaggttttcagtttttatccatgtcttttttttcttacctgtgtttcttcttcacaTGAAGCAAATTGTTGAATTCAGCAAATCTTAACTGTTTGGCTTCTGTTTATGTCATTTAGAAGAAGTGCTTTTGTTTAATCAATATACAAACATGtatcttccttttttttgaATGGGATGAAGGTTAACCTGCACTGTATCAGTTGCTTGTAGTGCAAAAGAAGCTTTCTCCGTGACACAACTGACATGATCTGAGTCAGTTATATGGAGGTGGATAAagataaatgtttttctgaatgaTCGCCTTTGGTGTCCCAGCAGTGTGCTGTTGAGGTCCATGACTCCTTAGGAATGTTTTTTTCGTTTTTCAGCCAAAGGCAGTAGTTGTCACTTAAAAGTTGCTTCTCCTGAATGGTTGAAACACACAGTAAGATGTTGTCTGTTGGGCaagaaagaaaacctgcagaccTCCCTTTGTAGCACATGAATGGATTCAGTGATTGACGCTGAAGAAGACTAGAGAATCCATATCCATGCAACTGACCTGGCTGTGTGTTCATTTAggatacagaaacacactgagttAGAATCTGAAGTAAGACATCTCAAACATTCCAGCCTCTACTTGTTTCTATATTTGttacaaaatataaaattgACCAGTTTTATAACACTCAGTGAGGTGTCTGCTGCCACAGTTGAAATTCTTGAATTGAAAGAATTGTTGagtgacacaaaaacaagaatgttTGCTGAAATGCACTGTGCAACTATGTAACATCTTGAGTGTGTTTTCTTCCCACTGGCAATGTTGCACACTTTGATCACAGCTgacaacagacaacaacccATCATGTGTTGAATTTTGGTCTGGGATGGATATTCATCGTGCTCCATAAAACAGCATAAGCGGACACAGAAATGTGAGACAGGACTCGGGACTTCGGCTGTTGAAGTCATGAGGcacttgtgttttgttgagGGTGCCTTTGTTTTGCATATAGGTGGAATTgaaatttgtatttttcataCTAGCTGTAAAAGTACCagcatacattaaaaatataaaatgattaCAGTTTTTAATAAAGCCAAGTTTATTTTGGTGATGCTtgacattttcagttatttgttTGAAGCTTATATGATTGTGTCTAACATGGTGTAGGTGCAATGGAACTATTCACGCAACACATTTTAAGAATGATTATTTGGCTTTTGAGCATGAGGATTGTGGTTTAAGACATTTAAGGACATGAAACTCTATACCATAAGTCCCACCCAAAGACTGTCTTTTAAAAGTGAACAAAATGGATCAATTtattaatgtaatttttaatcACTGCACATTGCTTATTGATTTTGGGTGGTTTTAAGCACTTACTGTCAGACCATGGTATTAACAGTGGTGAAATGTGACACAagaattcaatttttttttttaaatagaacaGGTCATCATATTATCTTACTCTACAATCTGCAACTTTTGTTCTAGATGAGTAGTTcccaaaagtaaaaaaaacaaaacaaaacaaagaggaaggaaacCACTAGATCATCAGTTTGCAAAATCTTGGAAACTGCGCCAGGCAACACACTCCTAACTTAGATTCAAGAGCATAAAGTGATCGGTGATCAGCACCAGTCATGTTTTCCAGTTAGAGTCCTGAGCCTGCACACTTTAGTACAACTCTTACTGGTGGCACAACTGTCATTGGCAGCATTTTGTTTCGACACGTTGACAGAATAAATATGTGCTTGACATTTATGAGAGCAATGATTAGGGATTACATACAAAGACATCTCATTTGGTCATAACCGTATGGTTCGAGTATTAGGACATGTAACGCTATTTctcacttatttcactgtagCTGGACAACCTGACgaattttaaatatatatgtatcaACAAGATCATGGTTATGGGCTACACTAATGAACTTGATTTCTTTCTCAGATTAAGACCATCAAAAGGTTTCCAATATTTGTGACAAGGGATGTTGTATTGATTGCATTTTGCGTCTTTTCTGTCACTGGTCTCCTTTTTTGTCCCTCATCTCGACACGATGGCACAGTACTCGGCGCTGTAGTCCACCCCAGAAAGCGCTAACCAGGTTAGCCGTTAGCTCTCTTTGACATGGTGTTAGCCTGGTCACGAGCTCGTAATGTAGCGTCAGTCGGTGAAGCGGTAGTCGTCATTTCATTCTCCGAGGGTAGAGACgcacactgcagctttaacgGTAAGAATTCAAGtagcacaaaataaacacaaccaAAAGGTATCCCGATAATTAAATATGAGTTAGCCAGTGCATTCCGGTTTCTCACGTTTAGTCAACAAATACGGTTTCTGCAAAATGTTTGGACAGGGCTAGGCTAACTCACAGACTAACGTTAGCTATAGGCGTGCGACGTGTGAAGGCAGTCGCCTAAAAGCGTGGAGAAGTGATGTTATGTAATTTTGCTAccgtgttaaaaaaaacccaacataGTAATCCATACTTGTGAACTGTTGTGTCACAATTTTGATACGCTAGCTAGCTTGGCTAACGTTAGTTTTGCTAGCACAGAAGCTAACGAATGTGAGCTGCGGAGCCACGATGTGATACTTCTACCAAGCTGTGAATTGAAATTCGTCAGAGCTGTGGGTGTTagacatttgtgtctttgtcgATTCATTTCATTCGTCTTGATAACGCTGGCCTATTGATACTGACCAAAGACAAATTGCTAATCGTACTCCGTGTCTTGCATACGATGATAACATTACCTATACATAAACAATTCATTATCGGTACTTTGTTTTGCACCAAGAGTCAGATTACTCTTCGGTATGCTGCTAAATTACGAGCACACCACAATGCCGTCACCAAACAGGCGGAGAATGTTTGATCAAAGTTTAACTGTTGACAAAGGAGCATGGTACAACATTCTCATAATACTCTTAGATTCATATGAATTGATGTGAGAGTGCAGGGGGTCCCTTTGTTACAGGGTATACCTATAGCACAGATTTCCTGAAAACCATCAGCTATATTGCCAGTGTTCAGccacatcattttaatgtttctcGTATTTATTAATTCAATATGTTCCAACATTATGTGGAAACTTGTGATGTGAGGAAAAGTGTTGCTTGCAGTCACAAGGAATAGCATTTGGACCACTTTGCCAGTGTAGTAATGGGATAAGATTTATTGATGAGTTCCTCATTTGTACTGGTGAAAGGGATACCAATattgatgtttatttttgaggatcacaaaatctgaaaacaacttATTGGGTTATATAATTTTTTAGCATGAACTAAAAGCTCAGGATTTTGAAGTTGAAATTCAGAGGTTTGATATATGTCAAAGTTGTGTTGAACAACTACACAACAAAGTCTGTCATGGTGCATTCAAATTATTCTCGTTATTGCCACAAGTGGTTATCCATTTATCATTCATTACTGGTTCGGTTCATCATATCGAAGATTATAGTTATGATTATTTCCATGGCACTAAAGCCTTGTGAAAGCATTCAAATCAAGGCTCAAGTTTCCAGAATGACAGCGTTTGTAATTTGGATGTAGGTTAAATCAACTGGTCATGGTTTTCATTGAGTCAGTAGAATAATGTGCCAATAATCTTGACTTCTTGTCCTCCCTTAGTGACAGAGACGCTCCACAATGGTGAAAATATTCATTGGGAACTTGTCACCAGACACCACATCAGATGAACTTCGCTCTCTCTTCTCCCAATATGGCAAGATTGCAGAATGCACTATTGTCAAGAACTTTGGCTTTGTGCACATGGACGACAAAGCGGAGGCAGAAGAAGCCATCCGCAACCTCCACCATTATGAGCTGAATGGCCAGCCCATGAATGTAGAATTGAGCCGTGGGAAGTCGAGAGGATCCACAAAACTACATGTAGGCAACATTGCCTGTACCAACCAGGAGCTGAGGGCGAAGTTTGAAGAGTTTGGTGCTGTGTTGGAGTGTGACATAGTAAAAAACTATGCTTTCGTTCACATGGAGCGAATGGAAGATGCCATGGAGGCCATTAGTCAGTTAGACAACACGGCTTTTAAAGGTGAACTCTCGGGCTGGGCTTTAATGGGAGTTTACCTTTATATTCAAGATATAGTATCAAGAATATTTAATTCTGTTCTTGTGAATTGATAGGTAAGTCATGGATCCACTGCAGGTAAGTAACTAGAGAAAGATTGAGGGATAATGGTAAGATGAAAAAAGTAGGCAGCCgtgaatatttattattttaaagctggTATCCGTAAAAGCATTGGTAAAACCCATCTGTATGTTGGATTGTTGTAGAACGCAAATGGGCGCCTACTGCACTCGTCAGGACACACTTGTTTAGGTTGTTAATGCATGTACAGTCAATTTAATTCTGCGGGTAATATATAACAAAccatatatgtattttttacgTCAGACCCAACGGCGTAGGCCCATTAAGGGCTGGACAAACACCAATGCGCATGGTTTCTGCACACGTGTTCACATGTATTTCAGCGCCGTCAGATATTTTGGGCAGCGTGGTCCCCGCGAACTTTGAGCAATATGGGCATGTAATGAAATCTTTATCACACACCCTCATACCTACACGGCAAATATTATTTGAGCTGTCAAATTTTGCTGACTTATCTCAAGTATAGCATTAGCTGATTCTAAAAGCAATCTTATGTGCAACCTTTCATGCCAATTTTTTGCTGTCGTTTGAACATCATTTGAGTTACCTTTGGTCACTGCAGGGGGGACACGTGTGGAAAGTTACGGATTTCAGCtttaataacattttttaatgcactAATCATAACccatgttttattgctgtttctCGAGTACAATACAGCTTTTTACCAGACTGGTGGATTAGGAGGCTTTTGTTTGCCAGGCAGGAAATGTCAAATATATTATTTAGAATAAATGCAGGCATAAGTCCTCattgagtcttttctttttaaggcAAACTGATGAGCGTGAAGCTTTCGACTAGCCGCCTGCGTACTGCGCCGGGAATGGGAGACAGATCGGGTTGTTATCGTTGCGGGCAGGAAGGTCACTGGTCCAAAGAATGCCCTCTAGACCAAAATGGCTACCACAGAAACGGCTCAGAGCCAAAGTCTGATGGATATGATGCCTCGAGATTTGGCGGGCGTGGTCGCAGCAGGGGTTATCATCCGGACTTCAGTGGCGATCCAGATTATGGTGCCGGCTATGCTCCAGTACATGGTTTTTCCCGGGGTTCTGGTCACGGCAGCAACATGGCAGGGTACAGAAGGGGCGCAGGCTACGAAAGTGCAATGAGATATGGGCCGCCCCCAGGTTACGGCATAAGTGCTGTTGCTGAACATAGCATGGCTCGGATGTATGGCAGCGAGGCGGCATACAGGAGCAACGGCTCACTCTATGGCGCGGTACCAGCCTACCCGATGCGACGGTCGCCTTACGAGGAAAGGGATCCGTACGGGGTCGTGGACTACTACGAGAAGTACAGGGCCAATTCTTATGGAGGCAGTTATTTCGAAGAACGTCGCGCTGTCCCCTTGCCTGGTCCATCAGCATCGACCTCTACAGCTTTAATGAGGGAACGTCTGCCCCCCTCTAGCCTTGAACCATACGAGTgcccccttcctcctccaccagccccAGTCTCCTCATACTACGCACGTGACCGGAGTCCGATTCGGAGAGTCCCTGCTGAGGCAGATGGATATTCATTTGAGCGTTCGCGCCTTTCCCCGGTGCCCACCCTCCCAAGAAGTTCTACCTTTGAACATCCGCGGGATCCCGGCACTGAGCGGCCACGATATACATACTAATCATAGTCCCACACAGTCAGGCGAGAGCTGTCTGACATTTAGTGGATAGAATAGCCTAAGTGCCATTGGAATAActgaaaattaaacattaaacagtaTATCTTATTGGTAATATTAGAGGCAAAAGTCATCCCTTTGTGTATGTGAGGCGTATGGGTAGTAAGAATAAGGTGACATTAGAGCTTGCCAATCGTCATAGCCAACAAGAAGATTTCGATGTGAATGGTTAACTACATTGACATTATGCTGTGATCTCATTCCAGGTTATACTTCAAAATGCAGTACAACTAATGCTCAGTTGACCACCTTTCGTTGTCCAGTTACATGTTGTGGTGTTGGTGCAGTGCTGAGATGGCTTAGCCTAAGTGTGGAAGTACAGATGCTGGGTTTATCTCCAACCTGGTTGACTTCTGTTCATCATACTAAAAGAACAGAACTCTTGCGCCGCTGAAAGTAGCTATATGTTCATCCACTATTTAGCCTCTGTTAATGGAAACAAATTAAATTAGTGCATGGTGCATGTTTTAAAGGTGAGTCTTAGGGTTATGTTAATTAAATTTCATACGTTCTTTTTAGCTGTATCTAGCGTATTACTATGTGCTTTTtagtgtatttgtgtttgtgtaagttCACATTGTTACTACATATGTGGAGCAATTATGAAACATTTGAATACTGTATGCTTCATCACCTACACTGTTTGACCTGTGGACTTTAATGTCACACCTGTACCAAATACGGATCTGCAATGTGCGTGGTAGAAATGGGTAAACTTTTGCATTTGGGTTATATCAAACCTTTTGTGAAATTAAGTTGAACTTTTTATCAAGGTgcatcatgattttttttttttgtcacttgaCAGATTACTTACATTAAATTGATTTTCATTGCTGTGATAAACGAGGCTTC
It encodes the following:
- the LOC121626402 gene encoding RNA-binding protein 4.1-like isoform X2, with the protein product MVKIFIGNLACNTTAEELRELFEKYGKVSECDVVKNYGFVHMNNMSEAEEAIQNLHQYQLNGWRMNVEMSKGRPKSTTKLHVSNLGEGVTSDVLRAKFEEFGPVVECDIVKDYAFVHMERMEDAMDAIDKMDNTAFKGELLGRIELVVFAVYRCEFGFCFDAVELS
- the LOC121626402 gene encoding RNA-binding protein 4.1-like isoform X1, with the translated sequence MVKIFIGNLACNTTAEELRELFEKYGKVSECDVVKNYGFVHMNNMSEAEEAIQNLHQYQLNGWRMNVEMSKGRPKSTTKLHVSNLGEGVTSDVLRAKFEEFGPVVECDIVKDYAFVHMERMEDAMDAIDKMDNTAFKGKLMSVQLSTSRLRTAPGMGDHTGCYVCGKHGHWSKDCPVSRNGSHGDGTRGRSGRAPPRGPPSYGRGGYGMASPPAADYMGGSAYSQASYVSGIPPPPRRLSGYSSEMGDRYAGRAAGSYAERSSYDRERVYSSVDYYEKYRARPYGSSYFEDRRISYLPPPPPPPSSLSKPSSSIDPYDGRPLPPTSSAPAAAAYYARDGSPIRRVPASSAGYAYERTRLSPVSASRGSYTAPRPKDHYASRYAPY
- the rbm4.1 gene encoding RNA-binding protein 4.1, with product MVKIFIGNLSPDTTSDELRSLFSQYGKIAECTIVKNFGFVHMDDKAEAEEAIRNLHHYELNGQPMNVELSRGKSRGSTKLHVGNIACTNQELRAKFEEFGAVLECDIVKNYAFVHMERMEDAMEAISQLDNTAFKGKLMSVKLSTSRLRTAPGMGDRSGCYRCGQEGHWSKECPLDQNGYHRNGSEPKSDGYDASRFGGRGRSRGYHPDFSGDPDYGAGYAPVHGFSRGSGHGSNMAGYRRGAGYESAMRYGPPPGYGISAVAEHSMARMYGSEAAYRSNGSLYGAVPAYPMRRSPYEERDPYGVVDYYEKYRANSYGGSYFEERRAVPLPGPSASTSTALMRERLPPSSLEPYECPLPPPPAPVSSYYARDRSPIRRVPAEADGYSFERSRLSPVPTLPRSSTFEHPRDPGTERPRYTY